In the Saccharococcus thermophilus genome, GCGCAACTCATGGATGCGAATTTTCCATCGGTAAATATTACGCCCGATTTCATTGGCAAACGGTGTTTTAAACACTTGACTTTCCAACGCTTGAATACAGTCGGCAATATCATCAATCACTTGCAAAAAGCGAATAGCAGTAATATCTAAAAAATAGTACAGTACATATCCAGGATGCAATGCATGTTCACGATGGTAAAGCAGCCGTTCCTTCACGTTTTCTACCAGCGGATCATCTTCTTCCATATAACTAATGACATACCGTTCTGTCGCAAGCAAGTAAATTTTTGCCGTCCGCAACTCAGGGCGAATGACAAACAGCGAGAGAAATAAACTTCGCTCATATTCGTCTGCCATGGGAATATCCGTTCCGAACAATAGCCGCCGTTTTGCTAATGGATGAACAGAAAGCGCGTCTAATAACCTCTCTAAATCCACTTTCGAAGCCGCCGTAAAATGCAGCCAGCACGTCTCGCTCCCAATAGGAGCATGGCGGCGATAGAGCCCATCTACTTCCGGTGTCTCTGTATGATGGTATTCCATCGTCCATTTCCTTTCCTTTTATAAAGTTTGTATGATATAGTGTTCGCATTTTCCTCATAAAAAAACCTTAACCGCTTGGGAAAAAGGCGGTTAAGGGATCTTCTCTGGTTCGATATGAACATGGGTCGCCTCAATATTATAGCGATTTTTCATTAAACGTTCCACTTCATCGGCAATTTCGTGGCTTTTGGCAACAGTTAAATGCGGATCGACATGGATCGTTACTTCAAGAACAATGTCGTTTCCTAACATTCTCGCTTTTATATCGGCAACGTCTTTCACTCCACTAATAGCGGCGATTTCCCGTTTATATGCCGTCAGCCGTTGTTCGTCAAATCCATCGGTTAATGTATGGGATGTTTCCATAAATACTTCCCAGGCTGTTTTGCAAATCACTCCTCCGATCAAAACAGCAACAAGCGGGTCAAGCCAAAGAAGCTTAATTTGCGCGCCTGCAATGCCGACGACCGTTCCAATGCTGACAAGCGCATCGGATAAATTGTCCTTGGCCACCGCGGCAAGCGCCAGGCTATTGGTTCGCTTCGCTAGCCGGATATTAAACGAATAAATAGATAACATAACAAAAGCAGAGGCAACCGCAACGAAGGAAGCGAGCAAATCTGGCGCGTTTTCTTCTTTTTCCGGCCGAAAAAGCGCCAACACTCCTTCCGTCATGACATCAATGCCAATCGACATCATCATGAACGCCGCAATTAAGGAAGAAATGTTTTCCGCCCGCGAATGGCCGTATGGATGGTTGTGGTCGCGCGGTTTTTTCGCAATTTTCATTCCAATATAAACGGCAATGGATGCAATGACGTCGCTAAAATTATTCCAGCCATCCGCTTTTACCCCGTCAGAATGGGCGATATAACCGACAGACAGTTTGCTGACGGCTAAAGCTATGTAAGCGACAATGCTAATGAAAGCCCCCGCTTCTGCCTTCCCTTTTCTTTCCACATACTTCACCAACCTAGTTGTTCTTTCTGCATTTATCAGTGTACCAACAAAAAAGCGTGTAAGTCTACAGCAAGAAAATTGACCGCCGTCATGAGTATAGGAAAAAGCAAATTTTTTCTCGTTTGGATAACTTTTTTGAATAAAGGCAAACAGCTGTAAAGTTGCGTATGATAAACCAATCATACATTAGAAAGGAGAATACAGATTGACCACTTATCTCGATATGTTAGCGGAGATGGGAGTCGACAGCGCCCATCCCGGTGGATTTCAGTTAACAAAAGATATATTACGTAAACTAAATATCGACCGCCATACTTGTATTCTCGATGTTGGCTGCGGAACAGGGGAAACCACCGCCTATATCGCCGACCAATACGGCGCGGACGTAACGGCGATTGATATTCATCCGATTATGATCGAAAAGGCGAGAGAACGCTTTTCCACCTTAACGTGTCCTGTCCGCCTCCATCCCGCTTCCGTTGAAACCCTTCCGTTTGCTGACGAGCAGTTTGATATTGCATTATGCGAATCCGTTTTGGCGTTTGTTTCTCTTCCTCAAGCATTAGGGGAAATTTACCGCGTGCTAAAGCAAGGTGGGATGCTTGTCGCTATTGAAGCATGCCATTCGCAATTATCTGATGAGGAAAAGCAAAAAATCGCATCGTTTTACGGTTTTCGTCATTTGCTTACCAAGGAGGAGTGGGAAAAGGAGTTGCAGAAAAACCACTTTCGACACATTGACATAACGTACTTATCAGCTAGACAGCCCGATGCCGCGCAAACTCAATTCCTCATTACGGCAAATATGCCAATGTCAATGTTAAAAATGCTCGAAACCCACCAGCAAATCACGAAACAATACGGCAATCAGCTAGGTTATTGTGTATTTTCTTGCCAAAAATAGTCATTTATACAGACGTGTCCATCTCCCCTCACGTACACTGTAGTGTATCACTCACAAAGGAGGGGGACAAATGTCACCGCATTGGTACCATGTTTGCCGCCGCTACCACGGTCAAGTCGTTCGTATTCATGATAGATTTGGAAATATCCATGTTGGGCGGATTACTCGTGTCACACCAACTCACGTCTATATCACACCTGTTGGTCCACGACGAAATCTCGGTGGATTTGGCTATGCCTTCGTCGGCTGGGGATGGGGTTGGGGATGGGGCCATAGAAGAATCGCCCTCGCTGCCATTGCCGCCATTGCCTTAATCGGTTTGTTTTGGTAATCAATTATGTAAAAAAGTGGATTACTCCTATAGAAGCAATCCACTTTTTTACATCTTTTATATTTTCTTCACTATTTTAAAATATTCTTCGAGCGTTATTTTTCTTTCAAATATGACTTTCGCCGCTTTTTTGCCCACATAACGAAGGTGCCACGGTTCGTACTCATATCCGGTCACCGCTTCTTTTCCTTTTGGATAGCGAATAATAAAGCCATATTCATGGGCATGTTCAGCCACCCATTTTCCTTCCTTTGTTTCTCCAAACGCCGTGGTCAAGGCATTATGGACCGACGGGCTTGTAATATCCACTGCCAAACCAGTTTGATGCTCGCTTTGCCCCGGCAACGCAACGGCGTGAATAGCTTCTTCTCTTCCCTTTTCTTTGACTTCTTCCATAAAGATAGCTTCTTGCCGTTCATAGGAGCGATAACCGGACGCAGCTACCAGCTGGATTCCCTCTTTGCGGGCTGCGGCAAATAACGCCTCCAATGCGGCAGCCGCTTCTGCCCGCATATACCGCTTCTCCACATTTTTTTCCGCAAAGGCAAACGGTACGCGCGGCACGACTAAATCATTCGGCTTATACGTCGCGGGAAGCGATTGTTCCTTATTGACGAGCGCCAGTATATTGTCTGGGTTCATAATGACTTTCACGCCGTTACGTACTTGGACAATATTCCAATATTTCGATTCCAGCCATAGTTCCGAATCGGTTGATTTCTCCGTTTTCGACGCCTCTTTTTTTTCGTTCGTCTTCGGTACTTTTATGTTTTCCGCTTTTTCCACCGTTTTCGGATGAGCTGTATCATTTTCGCCTGACTTCGGCAAATTTTTTTCCTGTCCGTTGGACGCGCCGTTCAGCTGGCTGCACCCGCTAAAAAAAACAAGCGATAAAACGATTATTGCTCGACATAGCTGTTTCATCATTTCACCTTTTCTTCCGTCCAGTATCGTTTTGCACTTTTTGTAAAGAAATCGCAACAATCGGCTGTTGACAACCATGAAACCGCTCCACCCAGCCAGGACGCCGAACGATGAAGAAGATGCGGCTCGCGGGCCAAAGCGGCGCCTGCCGATTATGCTTCGGTGCGAATCGCTGTTTCTAGCGCCACTTCAATCATTTCATTAAATGTCGTTTGCCGTTCCTGTGCTGTCGTTTCTTCCCCTGTTAAAATATGGTCACTGACCGTTAATACAGAGAGCGCTTTACGGCCGAATTTAGCCGC is a window encoding:
- a CDS encoding magnesium transporter CorA family protein; its protein translation is MEYHHTETPEVDGLYRRHAPIGSETCWLHFTAASKVDLERLLDALSVHPLAKRRLLFGTDIPMADEYERSLFLSLFVIRPELRTAKIYLLATERYVISYMEEDDPLVENVKERLLYHREHALHPGYVLYYFLDITAIRFLQVIDDIADCIQALESQVFKTPFANEIGRNIYRWKIRIHELRQVAEAQEETVKTIQHATLPYINAETNPYMQDVAGRFSRVTAALDAFKESLSGIFDLQLSLKSDHMNVIMKTLTLVSVIFMPMTFIAGVYGMNFAVMPELKWKYGYGFALLLMATTAVLIALYFKKKGWWGENGTKEK
- a CDS encoding cation diffusion facilitator family transporter, with protein sequence MVKYVERKGKAEAGAFISIVAYIALAVSKLSVGYIAHSDGVKADGWNNFSDVIASIAVYIGMKIAKKPRDHNHPYGHSRAENISSLIAAFMMMSIGIDVMTEGVLALFRPEKEENAPDLLASFVAVASAFVMLSIYSFNIRLAKRTNSLALAAVAKDNLSDALVSIGTVVGIAGAQIKLLWLDPLVAVLIGGVICKTAWEVFMETSHTLTDGFDEQRLTAYKREIAAISGVKDVADIKARMLGNDIVLEVTIHVDPHLTVAKSHEIADEVERLMKNRYNIEATHVHIEPEKIP
- a CDS encoding class I SAM-dependent methyltransferase, translating into MTTYLDMLAEMGVDSAHPGGFQLTKDILRKLNIDRHTCILDVGCGTGETTAYIADQYGADVTAIDIHPIMIEKARERFSTLTCPVRLHPASVETLPFADEQFDIALCESVLAFVSLPQALGEIYRVLKQGGMLVAIEACHSQLSDEEKQKIASFYGFRHLLTKEEWEKELQKNHFRHIDITYLSARQPDAAQTQFLITANMPMSMLKMLETHQQITKQYGNQLGYCVFSCQK
- a CDS encoding M15 family metallopeptidase, coding for MMKQLCRAIIVLSLVFFSGCSQLNGASNGQEKNLPKSGENDTAHPKTVEKAENIKVPKTNEKKEASKTEKSTDSELWLESKYWNIVQVRNGVKVIMNPDNILALVNKEQSLPATYKPNDLVVPRVPFAFAEKNVEKRYMRAEAAAALEALFAAARKEGIQLVAASGYRSYERQEAIFMEEVKEKGREEAIHAVALPGQSEHQTGLAVDITSPSVHNALTTAFGETKEGKWVAEHAHEYGFIIRYPKGKEAVTGYEYEPWHLRYVGKKAAKVIFERKITLEEYFKIVKKI